Proteins encoded within one genomic window of Trichomycterus rosablanca isolate fTriRos1 chromosome 7, fTriRos1.hap1, whole genome shotgun sequence:
- the atoh1a gene encoding protein atonal homolog 1a: MDIEEGLSENQRTAGDSDAHAWLAPAHAEYLPHSAEGVSGAHLNKCTREGGAVRVRDLCRLKGATRPDEGRQRAPSSKAGTVVQKQRRVAANARERRRMHGLNHAFDELRSVIPSLDNEKKLSKYETLQMAQIYINALSDLLRAPGTEEHTDALPSVYTAERSPNAFPVQISSVPFSYEDEAFISLGGSKSSSECSKDSPRSSRSDGEFSPHSHFSDSDENHAELHSEDELCELKLSRQRVF; this comes from the coding sequence ATGGACATCGAGGAAGGCTTAAGCGAGAACCAGAGGACGGCGGGGGATTCGGACGCACACGCCTGGCTCGCTCCCGCACACGCCGAGTACCTGCCGCACAGCGCGGAGGGCGTGTCCggtgcgcacttaaacaagtgCACCAGGGAGGGTGGCGCGGTGCGTGTGCGCGATCTGTGCCGCCTCAAGGGAGCTACGCGGCCGGATGAGGGCAGGCAGCGCGCACCGTCCAGCAAAGCCGGCACCGTGGTGCAGAAACAGAGGCGCGTGGCAGCGAACGCGCGGGAGCGCAGGCGCATGCACGGCCTGAACCACGCCTTCGACGAGCTGCGCAGTGTCATCCCCTCCTTAGACAACGAGAAGAAACTGTCCAAGTACGAGACGCTACAGATGGCTCAGATCTACATCAACGCACTGTCAGACCTGCTGCGCGCTCCCGGAACAGAAGAACACACCGACGCACTGCCGTCAGTCTACACAGCAGAACGATCTCCAAACGCGTTTCCAGTTCAGATCTCCAGCGTGCCGTTTTCATACGAGGACGAGGCGTTCATCTCCCTAGGAGGCAGCAAGTCTTCCTCTGAATGCAGCAAAGACTCTCCGCGGTCGAGCAGAAGTGATGGAGAGTTTTCTCCACACTCGCACTTCAGCGACTCGGATGAAAATCACGCGGAGCTGCACAGTGAGGATGAACTTTGTGAACTGAAGCTGAGCCGCCAGCGCGTCTTCTAG